The stretch of DNA ACTACATGGTGTTGATTAATATCCAACTAATTCGAATGGAATAAAACTGGCAAAATGAACTTCAATATAATAGGATCTAATGTTCGAAGTAATAACTTTGTTTATATTATGTTTAAGGAAATAACCCTGTTTTCTTCAGTTTTAGCTCGGACGATACATTTTTTCTCTAGAATTGGAAATGAACTTTACTTAGAAGCATTACCTACTGGACTTTCATTGAAGGTAATAAACTCTGCAAGTACTGCCTTTGTTGTTGCCAACATCAGTAAGAAATACTTTATGCACTTTAACCAAGGTGCTGATGAACAATTCGAGCAAAATAATTGTAAAGTCTCAATAAAACCTCTACTAAAGATCTTCAAAAGTATCCCAAAAATTATAATTTGCAAAGTATGGTTGgatcttcaacgaatgaaaataatttttcgatttgAATGTAAATCATGTGTTAGAAAAACACACACAATTTCGTTGCTCGAATACGAGGGTATCAGGCCATTGCGATTGCCTGAAGTGTttccaatgaaaatcattggaaATCACACGATCTTCGGACGCATATTGCTTCATATCCACCGTTCGGTCCGTGAAGTAACGCTCGATGCCAAGACCGATGAAGTAGTTGTGTCTAACTACATCGAAAATAGAGAGACCGACCGCACAACCTTGCGATCCAAACTATCCATCAGCAGCGCAGCGTTTATGCTATACGATTTGGAATCTCCCTCGAACATAACATTCTGCTATAAGGAATTCAAAGCGATGGCTTATTACGCAGGGCAGAATAAGATGAATGTAGAGATGAATTTCGACCGAGCAGGATCACCCATTATGATTAGAATGAAGAAAGATGACGTGCTTACTATTCATTTCATTATGGGTACCATGAGGCCAAAAATAAGGTCTCAAAAAAGAAGCGTTCAACGAGCCAACAGAAAATTGACGGATAATTCTAGGGCGAAACGAAACACAATGGCTGACAGCGAAAGAATTGATACGTGCAATACATTGGTCAGTATAGTATTTTAGAATTGTTCGTCATCTGAGCTATTTGTCAATGACTAAATGTTGTTTGTAGGATGATGATCGGACTCAAATGACAGAATTCGAAGGATCACATAGTGAAGCACGCATAGTGTTGGATCGTAGGAAGGGTACAGCATCCAAAGGTACAAACACTATTCTAGATGGGTCTTTCTTCGAGGGCATTCATGTGCCACCTCAAAAATCCTCAACAATAATCGACACTGAAGGAGCCGGCTCAAGCAGAACAGCTTCGTTTGTGGTAAATTGTATatttattcaataaaaaaataattatacatCGTCATAACTTTTTTGCAGGATAATGCTAGAAATCAGATGTCGGAAATGGAAATAAGGAATAGTCGATTGCGAGACAATGCATCAACAGTGAGAGGAAGCCCAGCACCGCCAATCACCACGATGTCTTCTTTACCAGAAGCGCGTCGAAGTGAAGTAGCTTCTAGAAGCATGTTCAAGGATGTAGAGACTTTGGAACGTGGCAATCTTCAAGCGAATTCAGTTGACTCCATGCTGCGACGGCCTGATTCATATGACGTAGTTTTTGTTGGTAATACAGACGATCCTAATTCTGAAAGTCAGGATCATATCGCAACGCCTACGAATAAACGACGCCTTCTTTCGCTCTCCTTACAACGATCTACCCCACCACCCATCGCCATTTGTTCAAATCTAATGTCCATCGATTCAGAAAGAAATGAACAAGCGTCCTTTGATCGAATCAGCATTCCAGAAACGTTAGAGTCCCAAGAAGCGATTGCTGAAAGACATCGTAAAGAGCAAAAAATGCGTCACATTTTCAAAAAGTGTTTTGAAGACACGGTTGATCCCCGAAGCCTTATCACGCCAAGCCAAATCTTTGCGGAAAACTCTGATCCAGAGGATTGAAATATAAAACCGTTTGTTGTTAAATGTATAAATATATTTCCATTCAATTTGTATTTTGCGTTTTAATTTGGAAACAAATAGGTTCCAACAATCTCCCATAAGTCGTCccatagtagttcaaaagatttaGCAATGCGTCACTCGTTGGTACAACTTGGCCCAAAAGTTGACAATTGGCCAATCGTTTGAAAAATGTTAATGTTATTAGCAATGCCGGTTGATCATTCAAAATAGCTCTCACAAAAGATCCCCTTTTAACGTTTTCAATTAGTTGTTTTTTACGTTCATTTAAAGTGTTGTCTACGGAAAAGTGACCACGAATTACGATGTACTGATCCTTATAAATATGATAAATCTCTCCCCTAATGAATTTAATGCCTTCGCTCAGCATATACTCATGAACATTGGTTTTATACATTCGTATTTTGATACATCCTAGCCGTCGGTCATCGTGTTCACAGAATTCCATCTTGATGCTGTAATATGAGAGTTCTCTCAATATTTACTATTACACTTATTAACATCAGTACCTGTGAGAGTCAGTGATGGTTTCCGCATTTCGAATGTCTTTGAAATTTTGCTTAGAGTGCTTCGCACATATACCACGGTATTGGAGTAGATTCCGATAAGATTTTTCCTGTTCAGATCTTATTATTTCAGGTCGCTGATAAAATAAACCAAGTATAAATCAGAATAAGAACAGTAACATTAATATAAAAGCAAAcaacattaaggtgaaggtggaagctagccacaatggcgctcatttctttcatctctctCCCTTACCCCTcgtccgaaaatcaataattttgcgaaacagtgtgaagaaaatgatcgtttgcatacacttcccaccaagtaatataaaccaaaatctaatcgattgctcaccaaatattaaattttcatctgccgtcgcaatttatagtggaaaacgtcgtaaaactcgagctagtgctctgaaagttaacttttcatttttccgcgattcatgtcaacaaaattaataaaataaaattgtgttgatatcaatacaattattattttcacgtttaatgggtctataatgtaagttttagcaacttgaaCATTGATCGAAagttgacgctttatttaacatacttaaaattatccaatttaggtcaaatatgcgccgttttgttcgcaaacttgctgccatttagaaggcaacttcattatacccccttataaaacccccactccttatttgcaaaaaactcagacagctagttttcgcaagcctcttttgaggcctatttagtatcaccaagagcgttttgcatggaccggaagagatgataatcacttggagccaggtccggactatacggtgggtgcaataagaCATCCCAtacgagctcccgtagcttctggcgggtcatcaaagatgtgtgaggtcaagcgttgtcctggtggaaaacaacaccattcctattgatcctttctggccgcttctggtcaatcgcctgcttcaaacagtCAAGCTGCGCACAGtggagaaccgagttgagggtctgcccatagttgagcagctcatagtggatgattccctcccaatcccaccaaacacacagcaaaacctttctggccgtcaatccgggcttggcgatggtttgggccggttcaccgcgcttcgaccacgatttttttcggttgtcctacgtgatccacttttcatcaccagtcaccatcttcttcaaaaatgggtcgagttcgttccgtttcagcagtgcatcgcaggcgttgattcggtctaaaagatttttttgcgtcaactcgtgtggcacccatacatccagctttttttggaatccaatcttctgcaaatggttccaaacggttttatggtctatatgccggtctacttggatgatttcaaggattttatcggtttccacgacgattggcctaccagtacggggtatatcttcgacagccactacaccagaacaaaatcgatcaaaccaaaatgtcgtatattgccaatatattgacaatatacgacatttctttttcccccacccaatatatagaaggtgcatttgcatatgaagtaaaattctgatcatacgcgagcgcaacatgagcaaattcataacacaagcgaattggggctcttttggtattaacaagttcttccgcatagtaactcgatgttgaaaATTCCttaattttccttcgttggtctttttttttctctattatagtgactttcaacacatttcggctggttcgtcacttttacttccatttttggaagaatgtcgggagtgagaattgaactcgtgatctctgcgtgagaggtatggatgttaccactacgccagatcgcctccaccttcgttgatcgtattgttttcacatattcacgttggagagccttaaccgaggccgaggcattttgattgaatgtaatacttttccgtttattgtttttgaaagcataggcagccgtggcagtgttccgagctctgcaatacatttttttcacccagtgctaaagttgctaaaactttcATTATAGACccataaaacgaaaaataataattgtattgatatcaacacaatattattctattgattttcatgacataaaacactatgactcaggaataacattttattgaacggtttttatagctgtttcgatgatgttgtctggcatcagtgtcgaaaaataacgatgctttcaccaatacaaacaaaactattgcggaaaattgaaaaatgaaaactcaattttcagagcactagctcgagttttctgacgttcttcactatacagcagatgaaaatttaatatcttgtgagtaatcgattggagtttggttgatattacttgatgggaagtgtacgaaaacgatcattttcttcacactgtttcgcaaaattgagttgaaagaaatgagcgccattgtggcagccatttgtggctagcttccaccttcaccttaaacaatTATTGAAGGTTGTTACGCTATTACTTTAttccagagatcgaaatgctcgccgaatTGAGACGgaaaacatccattttcacccacagagaaaaatagctgagaatataggaggcgagcgaatgttatacgctcacttcgattctcgcgagaaacgcaaagccgatttttatttttcggtgagttatgattgccgaaaaatggttttgttttcaatgactccttgatgccgataatggtttttcacttcttcagtacagctgaaaacatgcggcaatattgggtttcatcgtgaagtgaacatgagatggagtatcatttgtacaattcagacgctgtccaaatgcagatcgtttggacgctgctcTAACAAACTAATGTTGGTACTTTGattttttgctccatattttcagtaccaaatgagagacgaaaaagcattctcgttgaacttccgagatagagattttccacatctctttctctctgaaaaagaattttcggtgaaaagtaagagacgaaaatatcaacaatacacggttcatcgaaaactagattgattgactaaATATTTATCAcgcagccgagcgagaatttcgatcgAAATTCTCGCTTATCTTAGCGCTTTACGGACCTCTCACGAGTTTTCTTGTTTTCGCGTTCTtcgggtctgagaaaagttataggccaaaatgtatacaagttaAGGAGGGAAATTAATCACCCTCATTCCGGTTtacgatcgggtttgaaattaatACGATGTTGCATTCTGTAACCCGAACGAGATCGACTTGTGCATTCTGGAATCCATCCTAGATTCAAACTCAATCGATatatgcaaatgtggcaacattTTATTGACGCGAAACAAACGTCAAAACAATTCGTTCGTATTAATGAAGCGATTTATGCTGATTTATGCCAGAATGCTGtttcaaattattaaattttaaatgaaaattatcgcCTGGTGTTATTCAAATACTTTAAACACGTATTTCTCACCCTAACCTAACTATTTCTTATAATTTTCCTAGCATTGGTCGGACTTGCGTACT from Toxorhynchites rutilus septentrionalis strain SRP chromosome 3, ASM2978413v1, whole genome shotgun sequence encodes:
- the LOC129777274 gene encoding cell cycle checkpoint protein hpr-9, with the protein product MNFNIIGSNVRILARTIHFFSRIGNELYLEALPTGLSLKVINSASTAFVVANISKKYFMHFNQGADEQFEQNNCKVSIKPLLKIFKSIPKIIICKVWLDLQRMKIIFRFECKSCVRKTHTISLLEYEGIRPLRLPEVFPMKIIGNHTIFGRILLHIHRSVREVTLDAKTDEVVVSNYIENRETDRTTLRSKLSISSAAFMLYDLESPSNITFCYKEFKAMAYYAGQNKMNVEMNFDRAGSPIMIRMKKDDVLTIHFIMGTMRPKIRSQKRSVQRANRKLTDNSRAKRNTMADSERIDTCNTLDDDRTQMTEFEGSHSEARIVLDRRKGTASKGTNTILDGSFFEGIHVPPQKSSTIIDTEGAGSSRTASFVDNARNQMSEMEIRNSRLRDNASTVRGSPAPPITTMSSLPEARRSEVASRSMFKDVETLERGNLQANSVDSMLRRPDSYDVVFVGNTDDPNSESQDHIATPTNKRRLLSLSLQRSTPPPIAICSNLMSIDSERNEQASFDRISIPETLESQEAIAERHRKEQKMRHIFKKCFEDTVDPRSLITPSQIFAENSDPED
- the LOC129774600 gene encoding uncharacterized protein LOC129774600 — protein: MVYPKSLVLPRIDDSPPILFVDNILHSTKLVHDIRRQREIARENKELLKRINRICRTKGFLGVKYDYKSKKMVNWEAREQEAKQIQRANLVLLARILNVRPEIIRSEQEKSYRNLLQYRGICAKHSKQNFKDIRNAETITDSHSIKMEFCEHDDRRLGCIKIRMYKTNVHEYMLSEGIKFIRGEIYHIYKDQYIVIRGHFSVDNTLNERKKQLIENVKRGSFVRAILNDQPALLITLTFFKRLANCQLLGQVVPTSDALLNLLNYYGTTYGRLLEPICFQIKTQNTN